AACATCAAAAAAGCTATCATAGGCGAAAAATCGAAATGACCTACTATTGTAGGGATGAACTTTCTTATAGGATTTAATATGACATTTGATACTGAATCAACAAAAGCTCTAAATTTGTTATAATACGGCATTATAAAACTCAATAAAGCAGAAATTATGATACAAAATTCAAAGAAAATGATAACTATTCTCAAAATACTGCCTAAAGCTACAAAGAGATTACCTAAAACAAACATTTTATTCCTCCTTGATTGTTAATTGTCTACTTACTTTAGAAATTCTAAAATTCTTATTATGTATATG
This genomic interval from Petrotoga sp. 9PWA.NaAc.5.4 contains the following:
- a CDS encoding YggT family protein encodes the protein MFVLGNLFVALGSILRIVIIFFEFCIIISALLSFIMPYYNKFRAFVDSVSNVILNPIRKFIPTIVGHFDFSPMIAFLMLFFLDRFLVQSLLDLGFRLGG